The genomic region AATTCCGCTGCCGGCTTTGGAATGGAAAAAGGGCACTCAGCGAGTGCCCTTTTTTACAGCTTGCTACTTGCAGTCAAACGTTACGGATTGTACGCACGCTCACCGTGGGTTGTAGTATCCAGACCTTCGCGTTCCTCTTCTTCAGGTACGCGCAGACCCATGAACATGTCGATAAGTTTGAACAGCACAAAACTCACGACACCTGACCAGACCACTGCTGTGCCGACTGCCCACAACTGACTGACCAGCTGGGTAGAGGTACTGTACTCGGCAACCTTGTTCGCAGCGTAATCAAACACGCCGGAACCGCCCAACGCAGGATTAGCCACGATGCCGGTACCCAGCGCGCCGATGATACCACCGATACCGTGCACGCCGAACACATCCAGACTGTCATCGTAACCGAGCATTTTCTTCAAGCCGGTCACACTCCACAAGCACACAGCACCCGTCACTGCACCCAGTACGATGGCACCCATCGGACCGGCAAAACCTGCTGCCGGCGTTACTGCAACCAGACCGGCAACCGCACCGGAGGTCACTCCAAGCAAACTGGGCTTGCCTTTGATCATCCACTCGACGAACATCCAGGATAAACCGGCTGCCGCAGTTGCAACGATCGTGTTAACCATGGCCAGCACTGCCGTACCGGTTGCTTCAAGGTTGGAACCGGCATTGAAACCGAACCAGCCCACCCACAGCAAGGAGGCGCCGATCATGGTCATCACCAGGCTATGCGGCGCCATGGCTTCCTTGCCGTAACCGATACGTTTGCCCAAAACGATCGCACCCATCAGCGCAGCCATACCGGCATTGATGTGGACAACAGTACCGCCCGCAAAGTCCAGCGCGCCCTTACCGAACAGGAAACCGGAAGGATCGCCGAATGCGGAAGGGCCGCCCCAGAACCAGACCATATGAGCCATAGGCAGGTATGAGAAAGTAAACCACAATACCGAGAACACCAGCATCGCGGAGAACTTCACGCGCTCAGCCAGACCGCCGACGATCAGCGCTACGGTAATCGCAGCAAAGGTCAACTGGAATACCATGAATACCATTTCGGGAATGACGACACCCTTGGAGAAGGTTTCCACCGTGGAATTCACGTCCATGCCGCTGAGGAACAAT from Sulfuriferula sp. AH1 harbors:
- a CDS encoding ammonium transporter, producing MKKWLIALSMLCTLGISGVTLADDAAMPAAAPAAASAPEAAAPAPAAPAAAAPVSAPAAAPAAAPVPDKGDTTWMIVATALVIMMTIPGLALFYGGLVRSKNMLSVLTQIFTIFCLISILWVVYGYSMAFTAGGGMNDFIGGMSRLFLSGMDVNSTVETFSKGVVIPEMVFMVFQLTFAAITVALIVGGLAERVKFSAMLVFSVLWFTFSYLPMAHMVWFWGGPSAFGDPSGFLFGKGALDFAGGTVVHINAGMAALMGAIVLGKRIGYGKEAMAPHSLVMTMIGASLLWVGWFGFNAGSNLEATGTAVLAMVNTIVATAAAGLSWMFVEWMIKGKPSLLGVTSGAVAGLVAVTPAAGFAGPMGAIVLGAVTGAVCLWSVTGLKKMLGYDDSLDVFGVHGIGGIIGALGTGIVANPALGGSGVFDYAANKVAEYSTSTQLVSQLWAVGTAVVWSGVVSFVLFKLIDMFMGLRVPEEEEREGLDTTTHGERAYNP